The Bacteroidota bacterium DNA window AAAATGGCCTAAATTGCCAAGCGTTTTCGCAATCAACAAATATTATAACCATAAATATAAAAAATTATGTCAATTAGATTAGGAGATGAAGCTCCAAACTTTACCGCTCAAACTAGTATGGGCGAAATTAATTTCCACGAATTCCTCGGCAATAGCTGGTGCGTTTTATTTTCTCACCCTGCCGATTTTACACCTGTTTGTACCACAGAATTGGGAATGACTGCCAAATTAAAAGATGAATTTGAAAAGCGTAATGTAAAAGCTATTGCGGTGAGTGTTGATCCGCTTGAAAGCCACATCGATTGGATAAAAGACATTAACGAAACACAAAATTGCACGGTAAATTTCCCCATTATTGCCGATCCTGAGCGTGAAGTTGCCATGTTATATGATATGATTCATCCCAATGCCAGTGAAAAAACAACGGTACGTTCTTTATTTATTATTGGCCCCGACAAAAAAGTGAAATTGATGATTATTTATCCTGCATCAACAGGAAGAAATTTTGATGAAGTTTTACGCGTAATCGATTCATTGCAATTAACTGCAAACTATAGTGTTGCCACCCCTGCCAATTGGAAATATGGTGAAGATGTTATTATAATTCCTGCTGTAAAGGATGAAGATATTCCTACAAAATTCCCAAAAGGTCATACCCGTATTAAACCTTATCTGAGAACTACGCCGCAACCAAATTTATAATAGAATACAGCTTGATTTCTCTGTGATTTCTACAACTCACAATCATTGCGATTTGTGGGGAAACAAACCGATGGCAATGTCAGTCTGACCCGATAACTATGAGGACAGACTGACAGCAACAGACAGCGGCCGCATGAGGGATAGAAGCGGAAATCCTTTTTGCTTTTTTTGCAAAAAGATTGCAGCGGATAGCCCGACCCACGCTTCGTGGGGCATGCCCAAATAAAAAAGCCGCACTATGATAGTACGGCTTTTTGTTATATTGTTTCGGCTGGTGGGGACACCTAGCCGAGGGTAGGTCGTCATCATGTTAGCCGCTGAAAATGGCGTAAGCAACATTAACAATTCACTCCGCCGCGGCGGGAACCATTAATTCCCAAGTCTGCTTTTCAAATTCACATCCAATGCATCCAAAAATTCTTCGGTATATAAATAGTGTTCGCCATGGTTTACTTTGTTACCATGTATACAAACTGCTAGGTCTTTGGTCATTTTGCCACTCTCTACAGTCTCTACGCACACTTGCTCAAGTGCATGACAGAAATTAATTAACTCCGCATTATTATCCAATTTGCCGCGGAACTCAAGTCCACGTGTCCACGCGAAGATGCTTGCTATAGGATTGGTACTAGTTGGTTTGCCTGCTTGGTGATCGCGATAGTGACGTGTAACTGTACCATGAGCAGCTTCTGCTTCCATTACTTTTCCATCGGGAGTTATTAAAGTTGAAGTCATTAAACCTAATGAACCGAAACCTTGGGCAACGGTATCACTTTGCACATCGCCATCATAGTTTTTACAAGCCCATACAAAGTTACCATTCCATTTAAGTGCCGAGGCAACCATATCATCAATTAAACGATGCTCGTACACAATGCCTGCTGCAAGGAATTGTGCTTTATAGTCTTTCTGATATATCTCCTCGAAAATATCTTTGAAACGACCATCATACTTTTTAAGAATTGTATTTTTGGTTGAAAGATATAAAGGCCATTTTTTAGCCAATGCGGTATTGAAACATGAATGAGCAAAACCTATAATACTTTCGTCGGTATTATACATAGTTAATGCTACACCATCGCCTTTAAAGTTATATACTTCGTGCTCGATAACTTGTCCATCTTCGCCTTCAAATTTTACGGTTAATTTTCCTTTTCCTTTAGTTACAAAATCGGTTGCACGATACTGGTCGCCAAAAGCGTGACGGCCGATACATATAGGAGCTGTCCAGTTAGGAACTAAACGGGGAACATTATTACACAAAATGGGCTCACGAAAAACGGTACCATCTAATATATTGCGGATAGTGCCATTGGGGCTCTTCCACATTTGTTTCAATTTGAATTCTTCTACACGAGCTTCATCGGGGGTGATGGTAGCACATTTAATTCCTACACCATACTGTCTGATTGCATTAGCTGCATCGATGGTAACTTGGTCGTTGGTTTCGTCACGATATTCCATACCAAGGTCGTAGTATTTGATATCTACATCCAAATATGGGAGTATGAGTTTTTCTTTAATAAACTTCCAGATGATGCGGGTC harbors:
- a CDS encoding peroxiredoxin; translation: MSIRLGDEAPNFTAQTSMGEINFHEFLGNSWCVLFSHPADFTPVCTTELGMTAKLKDEFEKRNVKAIAVSVDPLESHIDWIKDINETQNCTVNFPIIADPEREVAMLYDMIHPNASEKTTVRSLFIIGPDKKVKLMIIYPASTGRNFDEVLRVIDSLQLTANYSVATPANWKYGEDVIIIPAVKDEDIPTKFPKGHTRIKPYLRTTPQPNL
- a CDS encoding NADP-dependent isocitrate dehydrogenase, whose protein sequence is MNKIKVANPVVELDGDEMTRIIWKFIKEKLILPYLDVDIKYYDLGMEYRDETNDQVTIDAANAIRQYGVGIKCATITPDEARVEEFKLKQMWKSPNGTIRNILDGTVFREPILCNNVPRLVPNWTAPICIGRHAFGDQYRATDFVTKGKGKLTVKFEGEDGQVIEHEVYNFKGDGVALTMYNTDESIIGFAHSCFNTALAKKWPLYLSTKNTILKKYDGRFKDIFEEIYQKDYKAQFLAAGIVYEHRLIDDMVASALKWNGNFVWACKNYDGDVQSDTVAQGFGSLGLMTSTLITPDGKVMEAEAAHGTVTRHYRDHQAGKPTSTNPIASIFAWTRGLEFRGKLDNNAELINFCHALEQVCVETVESGKMTKDLAVCIHGNKVNHGEHYLYTEEFLDALDVNLKSRLGN